Proteins encoded within one genomic window of Pristis pectinata isolate sPriPec2 chromosome 5, sPriPec2.1.pri, whole genome shotgun sequence:
- the dek gene encoding protein DEK yields MATPEKGGKAEGTKKRNKPDKSSTKIEEEKLESEEEEEERVGLLERSPIVEGKREKKKVERLTLQVTPSAKETFSIPEGRGTRLGEIERIQYFMGKTKAEDLKTLHKILYNRPGSLPTLKKNIRLFTGFSFESGSDQHKKKEEVLKKNPISVLKVICTVLDLERKGTKDEIVSKILNFLMRPKASGKSLPKPKKKRQKGGKKESSGSKKKSKALEEILTDESSSEEEKKEQEKSSHESDMEEAAEPPKKVTKKEKATTKAVPKGKKGQNTKITNVKKADSSTAKKPAAPAKKESESEDGSDDEPLIKKLKKPPTDEEIKKTVMNLLADANLEEVTMKQICKKVFAVYPDYDLSDKKDFVKNTVKAWIS; encoded by the exons ATGGCTACACCTGAGAAAGGGGGAAAGGCTGAAGGAACAAAGAAGAGAAATAAGCCTGACAAGTCTTCCACAAAAATAGAAGAAGAAAAACTGGAaagtgaagaggaagaggaggaaagag TTGGATTACTGGAAAGAAGCCCTATCGTAGagggaaaaagggaaaagaaaaaggtGGAAAGACTGACTTTACAAGTGACACCATCTGCAAAAGAGACATTTAGTATTCCTGAAG GTAGAGGCACAAGGCTGGGAGAAATTGAGAGGATACAGTATTTCATGGGCAAAACTAAGGCTGAAGATCTCAAAACTCTGCACAAAATCTTATACAATAGGCCAGGTTCG cttcccacaTTGAAGAAAAACATTCGTCTCTTCACTGGATTCTCATTTGAAAGTGGTAGTGACCAGCACAAGAAAAAAGAAGAGGTATTGAAAAA GAATCCAATTTCAGTATTGAAGGTGATTTGTACTGTCCTGGATCTGGAAAGAAAGGGCACTAAAGATGAAATTGTATCAAAAATTTTGAACTTCTTGATGAGACCCAAAGCATCTGGGAAG TCACTACCAAAGCCTAAGAAAAAGCGTCAAAAGGgtggaaagaaagaaagttcAGGGTCCAAGAAGAAATCCAAGGCTTTAGAAGAGATTCTTACAGATGAATCcagcagtgaggaagaaaagaaagaacaGGAAAAATCTTCACATGAAAGTGATATGGAAGAAGCAGCAGAG cCACCAAAGAAAGTGACAAAAAAAGAGAAAGCCACAACAAAAGCTGTGCCTAAAGGCAAGAAGGGACAAAATACTAAAATAACAAACGTGAAAAAGGCTGACAGTAGCACTGCAAAAAAACCTGCAGCTCCTGCCAAGAAGG AAAGTGAATCGGAAGATGGTTCAGATGATGAACCATTGATTAAGAAACTGAAGAAACCACCTACagatgaagaaataaagaaaacagtCATGAACTTGTTGGCTGATGCAAATTTGGAAGAAGTCACAATGAAACAAATCTGCAAAAAG GTGTTTGCTGTCTATCCAGACTATGACCTCTCTGACAAAAAAGATTTTGTCAAGAACACTGTGAAAGCG